The following are from one region of the Geotrypetes seraphini chromosome 12, aGeoSer1.1, whole genome shotgun sequence genome:
- the LMO4 gene encoding LIM domain transcription factor LMO4, translating to MVNPGSGSQPPPVTAGSLSWKRCAGCGGKIADRFLLYAMDSYWHSRCLKCSCCQAQLGEIGTSCYTKSGMILCRNDYIRLFGNSGACSACGQSIPASELVMRAQGNVYHLKCFTCSTCRNRLVPGDRFHYINGSLFCEHDRPTALINGHLNSLQSNPLLPDQKVC from the exons ATGGTGAATCCTGGTAGCGGCTCACAGCCTCCCCCAGTCACTGCTGGCTCCCTCTCCTGGAAAAGGTGTGCAGGCTGTGGAGGCAAGATTGCTGATCGTTTCCTCCTTTATGCCATGGACAGCTACTGGCATAGCAGGTGCCTTAAATGTTCCTGTTGCCAGGCTCAGCTGGGGGAGATTGGCACCTCTTGCTACACTAAGAGCGGCATGATTCTCTGCAGAAATGATTACATCAG GTTATTTGGTAACAGTGGTGCATGCAGCGCTTGTGGACAGTCTATTCCAGCCAGTGAGCTGGTGATGAGGGCACAAGGCAATGTCTATCACCTTAAG tgTTTCACATGCTCTACCTGCCGGAATCGCCTGGTCCCAGGAGATAGGTTTCACTACATCAATGGCAGTTTATTTTGTGAACATGATAGACCTACAGCCCTCATCAATGGCCATTTGAATTCACTTCAGAGCAACCCACTACTGCCAGACCAGAAG